One Mya arenaria isolate MELC-2E11 chromosome 5, ASM2691426v1 genomic window carries:
- the LOC128233907 gene encoding ATP-binding cassette sub-family G member 1-like isoform X4, with protein sequence MAELLSVHCHIPLNNDKILRQSKSAGFSKPNDQSLNIGPKSKYDLPKKRHFDIEFRDLKYSVKDGHHKGRKEILKGICGNFKCGELTAIMGPSGAGKSSLMNILAGYRTSDIEGEILVRKKERDLRAFRKYSCYIMQDDHLLPHLSVEEAMMCSANLKLEEKMPMSEKEDKVDDILDTLGLMDHKKTRTSNLSGGQRKRLSIALEMVNNPPIMFFDEPTSGLDSSSCFQCITLLKNLAAGGRTIICTIHQPSAKLFMMFDHLYMLASGECVYKGSIKQLLPYFKSIGLECPPYNNPADYVMEVAAGETGEDKVTLLVQNVRSGNMDKYMASHTPAMSNRTSKSSMSSIAEAPELVSGDNTENDSLLAANGDPGDHYLAIDEKHSQMYGDHDHDNFNTSGFTQFKILFIRTFMSIMRDATLTRLRLIAHVTVGILIGLLYLGIGNEATKVFNNAGCLFFTILFLMFSALMPTVLTFPMEMTVCVREHLNYWYSLKAYYLAKTMADMPFQIIFPLIYGSIVYFMTSQPSDLMRFVMFLTLAIQTSLVAQSLGLLIGAATSLQVAVFLGPITGIPLLLFSGFFVNFDTIPIYLQWISYMSYIGYAFEGVLQAVYGFDRATLDCLKDERSPECRYLDPENVLTDLDVDKAEFYIDFIALCVFFVVLRVSCYFVLRWRVKAQR encoded by the exons GTCGGAAGGAGATTCTGAAGGGAATCTGTGGTAACTTCAAATGTGGAGAGTTGACAGCCATTATGGGGCCCTCTGGGGCAGGGAAGAGTTCTCTCATGAACATCCTGGCTGGTTACAG GACAAGCGATATCGAGGGTGAGATTTTGGTTCGTAAGAAGGAACGTGACCTGCGTGCATTCCGTAAGTACTCATGTTACATCATGCAGGACGACCATCTCCTGCCCCACCTGTCTGTGGAAGAAGCCATGATGTGCTCTGCCAACCTCAAACTCGAGGAGAAAATGCCCATGTCTGAGAAGGAGGACAAG GTTGATGATATCTTGGATACACTAGGCTTGATGGATCATAAGAAGACACGCACCAGTAACCTCTCAGGGGGCCAGCGTAAACGACTCTCCATCGCCCTGGAGATGGTCAACAACCCACCCATCATGTTTTTTGATGAACCAACCAG TGGCCTGGACAGCTCCTCATGTTTCCAGTGTATCACACTGTTAAAGAACCTCGCTGCCGGGGGCCGCACCATCATCTGCACCATCCATCAGCCCAGCGCTAAACTCTTCATGATGTTTGACCAT CTGTACATGTTGGCAAGTGGAGAGTGTGTATACAAGGGAAGCATCAAACAACTCCTGCCGTACTTCAAGTCCATCGGCCTCGAGTGTCCCCCCTACAACAATCCGGCTGACTATG TGATGGAGGTGGCAGCAGGAGAGACTGGTGAAGACAAGGTGACACTGCTTGTTCAGAATGTCCGCTCTGGGAATATGGACAAATACATGGCTAGTCACACCCCAGCCATGTCTAACAG GACATCTAAGAGCAGTATGTCATCTATCGCGGAGGCTCCGGAGCTGGTATCCGGGGATAACACAGAGAATGACAGTCTCCTAGCAGCCAATGGTGACCCTGGCGACCACTATCTTGCCATTGATGAAAAACACTCG CAGATGTATGGTGACCATGATCATGACAATTTCAACACCTCCGGCTTCACACAGTTCAAGATTCTCTTTATACGGACCTTCATGTCAATAATGAGGGACGCT ACATTGACACGGTTACGCCTGATTGCCCATGTGACAGTGGGTATTCTGATTGGCCTACTATACTTAGGCATTGGTAATGAGGCTACAAAAGTGTTCAACAATGCGGGATGTCTCTTCTTCACGATCCTTTTCCTGATGTTCTCCGCGCTCATGCCAACTGTCCTGACTT TTCCCATGGAGATGACGGTGTGTGTACGAGAGCATCTCAACTACTGGTACAGCCTGAAAGCCTACTATCTAGCCAAAACAATGGCGGACATGCCATTTCAG ATAATCTTCCCGCTTATCTATGGAAGTATAGTGTACTTTATGACATCCCAGCCGAGCGACCTGATGCGCTTTGTCATGTTCCTCACACTCGCTATACAGACATCACTCGTCGCTCAGTCTCTTGGGCTTCTAATAGGGGCAGCTACATCACTTCAG GTTGCTGTATTTTTGGGACCAATAACCGGAATACCTCTCCTCCTATTCAGCGGATTTTTTGTCAACTTCGACACCATACCTATATACCTGCAGTGGATTTCCTACATGTCCTACATCGG GTATGCATTTGAGGGTGTGCTGCAAGCTGTGTATGGGTTCGACCGAGCCACGCTAGATTGTTTGAAAGATGAGAGAAGTCCAGAATGTCGCTACCTTGACCCAGAAAATGTTCTCACTGATCTTGACGTGGACAAGGCTGAGTTCTATATTGACTTTATAGCTctgtgtgttttctttgttgtaCTGCGTGTAAGCTGCTACTTCGTTCTACGATGGAGAGTCAAGGCACAAAGATGA
- the LOC128236313 gene encoding uncharacterized protein LOC128236313 isoform X1, translating into MESDPLSTKYYDRFLEQLRRYLSRPASRLLSARSRKHSVPETPPERRPLTTSTAAPQSPVPQIHVSDYSEEPEMERRRVAEIEGIDSSKMRQFPFSSFKLLGGLQIGVGIVCLLLGLVDLFVFLYVSEYDSETLTALTIACTPVWCGLWFIVCGSMGGCMSLESKTTLTYFKMTFMILSVMCALLFAPALFGIEVYIVVLRKEGDWTTSAEWLIPMVIAFFAFNEIICAVITAAICCCCSPLNQAKVRVLYTRELDELHEHPEKRRLETPEIFYTDNSRLERSRHSPRVYSSRKEQPAIAYGNWDDQHGNSHMRTPRQVELVHQSHQPHPAAQHQRQEVPRASMHETDSPVAHYSRPPTYEGHPNNDINSYRRLRQLTLPGVGTA; encoded by the exons GTTCTTAGAACAATTGAGGCGCTATCTGTCCCGTCCGGCTTCCCGCCTGCTCTCAGCACGATCCCGCAAACactccgtaccggaaacacctCCAGAGCGCCGCCCGCTAACCACCTCTACCGCAGCCCCGCAGTCACCAGTCCCTCAGATCCACGTGAGCGACTATTCAGAAGAACCAGAAATGGAGCGGAGGCGGGTTGCGGAGATTGAAGGCATCGACAGCTCTAAGATGCGTCAGTTTCCGTTCTCCTCGTTCAAGCTCCTAGGCGGCCTGCAGATCGGGGTGGGGATTGTTTGTCTCTTGCTTGGGCTCGTGGACCTGTTCGTTTTCCTGTACGTGTCAGAATATGACAGCGAGACGTTGACGGCACTCACTATCGCCTGCACCCCCGTCTGGTGCGGCCTCTGG TTTATTGTGTGTGGGTCCATGGGCGGTTGTATGTCTCTGGAGAGCAAAACAACACTGACATACTTT aaaatgacgTTCATGATCCTAAGCGTCATGTGTGCGCTGTTGTTCGCTCCGGCCCTTTTCGGTATCGAGGTCTATATCGTCGTTCTG cgGAAGGAAGGTGACTGGACAACCTCTGCCGAGTGGCTCATCCCCATGGTGATCGCGTTCTTCGCCTTTAACGAGATCATCTGCGCCGTCATCACCGCCGCTATCTGCTGCTGTTGCTCGCCTCTGAACCAGGCCAAG GTGCGCGTCCTGTACACACGCGAACTGGACGAGTTGCACGAGCACCCGGAGAAACGGCGACTGGAAACGCCGGAAATCTTCTACACAGACAACAGTCGTCTGGAGCGCTCCCGCCATTCGCCCCGTGTTTACTCCTCAAGAAAAGAGCAGCCGGCTATCGCCTACGGCAACTGGGACGATCAGCATGGAAACAGCCACATGCGGACGCCGCGCCAGGTAGAGCTCGTCCATCAGTCGCACCAACCCCATCCGGCGGCGCAACACCAAAGGCAAGAGGTGCCCCGGGCATCCATGCACGAGACAGACTCCCCGGTAGCCCACTACTCCCGGCCACCCACGTATGAGGGACATCCGAACAATGACATCAACTCTTACCGACGTCTGCGTCAGCTGACTTTGCCCGGTGTCGGAACTGCCTGA
- the LOC128233907 gene encoding ATP-binding cassette sub-family G member 1-like isoform X3 — MAELLSVHCHIPLNNDKILRQSKSAGFSKPNDQSLNIGPKSKYDLPKKRHFDIEFRDLKYSVKDGHHKGRKEILKGICGNFKCGELTAIMGPSGAGKSSLMNILAGYRTSDIEGEILVRKKERDLRAFRKYSCYIMQDDHLLPHLSVEEAMMCSANLKLEEKMPMSEKEDKVDDILDTLGLMDHKKTRTSNLSGGQRKRLSIALEMVNNPPIMFFDEPTSGLDSSSCFQCITLLKNLAAGGRTIICTIHQPSAKLFMMFDHLYMLASGECVYKGSIKQLLPYFKSIGLECPPYNNPADYVMEVAAGETGEDKVTLLVQNVRSGNMDKYMASHTPAMSNRTSKSSMSSIAEAPELVSGDNTENDSLLAANGDPGDHYLAIDEKHSQSASDSETDSSLSEQMYGDHDHDNFNTSGFTQFKILFIRTFMSIMRDATLTRLRLIAHVTVGILIGLLYLGIGNEATKVFNNAGCLFFTILFLMFSALMPTVLTFPMEMTVCVREHLNYWYSLKAYYLAKTMADMPFQIIFPLIYGSIVYFMTSQPSDLMRFVMFLTLAIQTSLVAQSLGLLIGAATSLQVAVFLGPITGIPLLLFSGFFVNFDTIPIYLQWISYMSYIGYAFEGVLQAVYGFDRATLDCLKDERSPECRYLDPENVLTDLDVDKAEFYIDFIALCVFFVVLRVSCYFVLRWRVKAQR, encoded by the exons GTCGGAAGGAGATTCTGAAGGGAATCTGTGGTAACTTCAAATGTGGAGAGTTGACAGCCATTATGGGGCCCTCTGGGGCAGGGAAGAGTTCTCTCATGAACATCCTGGCTGGTTACAG GACAAGCGATATCGAGGGTGAGATTTTGGTTCGTAAGAAGGAACGTGACCTGCGTGCATTCCGTAAGTACTCATGTTACATCATGCAGGACGACCATCTCCTGCCCCACCTGTCTGTGGAAGAAGCCATGATGTGCTCTGCCAACCTCAAACTCGAGGAGAAAATGCCCATGTCTGAGAAGGAGGACAAG GTTGATGATATCTTGGATACACTAGGCTTGATGGATCATAAGAAGACACGCACCAGTAACCTCTCAGGGGGCCAGCGTAAACGACTCTCCATCGCCCTGGAGATGGTCAACAACCCACCCATCATGTTTTTTGATGAACCAACCAG TGGCCTGGACAGCTCCTCATGTTTCCAGTGTATCACACTGTTAAAGAACCTCGCTGCCGGGGGCCGCACCATCATCTGCACCATCCATCAGCCCAGCGCTAAACTCTTCATGATGTTTGACCAT CTGTACATGTTGGCAAGTGGAGAGTGTGTATACAAGGGAAGCATCAAACAACTCCTGCCGTACTTCAAGTCCATCGGCCTCGAGTGTCCCCCCTACAACAATCCGGCTGACTATG TGATGGAGGTGGCAGCAGGAGAGACTGGTGAAGACAAGGTGACACTGCTTGTTCAGAATGTCCGCTCTGGGAATATGGACAAATACATGGCTAGTCACACCCCAGCCATGTCTAACAG GACATCTAAGAGCAGTATGTCATCTATCGCGGAGGCTCCGGAGCTGGTATCCGGGGATAACACAGAGAATGACAGTCTCCTAGCAGCCAATGGTGACCCTGGCGACCACTATCTTGCCATTGATGAAAAACACTCG CAATCCGCCAGTGACTCGGAAACAGACTCTTCCCTCAGTGAG CAGATGTATGGTGACCATGATCATGACAATTTCAACACCTCCGGCTTCACACAGTTCAAGATTCTCTTTATACGGACCTTCATGTCAATAATGAGGGACGCT ACATTGACACGGTTACGCCTGATTGCCCATGTGACAGTGGGTATTCTGATTGGCCTACTATACTTAGGCATTGGTAATGAGGCTACAAAAGTGTTCAACAATGCGGGATGTCTCTTCTTCACGATCCTTTTCCTGATGTTCTCCGCGCTCATGCCAACTGTCCTGACTT TTCCCATGGAGATGACGGTGTGTGTACGAGAGCATCTCAACTACTGGTACAGCCTGAAAGCCTACTATCTAGCCAAAACAATGGCGGACATGCCATTTCAG ATAATCTTCCCGCTTATCTATGGAAGTATAGTGTACTTTATGACATCCCAGCCGAGCGACCTGATGCGCTTTGTCATGTTCCTCACACTCGCTATACAGACATCACTCGTCGCTCAGTCTCTTGGGCTTCTAATAGGGGCAGCTACATCACTTCAG GTTGCTGTATTTTTGGGACCAATAACCGGAATACCTCTCCTCCTATTCAGCGGATTTTTTGTCAACTTCGACACCATACCTATATACCTGCAGTGGATTTCCTACATGTCCTACATCGG GTATGCATTTGAGGGTGTGCTGCAAGCTGTGTATGGGTTCGACCGAGCCACGCTAGATTGTTTGAAAGATGAGAGAAGTCCAGAATGTCGCTACCTTGACCCAGAAAATGTTCTCACTGATCTTGACGTGGACAAGGCTGAGTTCTATATTGACTTTATAGCTctgtgtgttttctttgttgtaCTGCGTGTAAGCTGCTACTTCGTTCTACGATGGAGAGTCAAGGCACAAAGATGA
- the LOC128236313 gene encoding uncharacterized protein LOC128236313 isoform X2, translated as MERRRVAEIEGIDSSKMRQFPFSSFKLLGGLQIGVGIVCLLLGLVDLFVFLYVSEYDSETLTALTIACTPVWCGLWFIVCGSMGGCMSLESKTTLTYFKMTFMILSVMCALLFAPALFGIEVYIVVLRKEGDWTTSAEWLIPMVIAFFAFNEIICAVITAAICCCCSPLNQAKVRVLYTRELDELHEHPEKRRLETPEIFYTDNSRLERSRHSPRVYSSRKEQPAIAYGNWDDQHGNSHMRTPRQVELVHQSHQPHPAAQHQRQEVPRASMHETDSPVAHYSRPPTYEGHPNNDINSYRRLRQLTLPGVGTA; from the exons ATGGAGCGGAGGCGGGTTGCGGAGATTGAAGGCATCGACAGCTCTAAGATGCGTCAGTTTCCGTTCTCCTCGTTCAAGCTCCTAGGCGGCCTGCAGATCGGGGTGGGGATTGTTTGTCTCTTGCTTGGGCTCGTGGACCTGTTCGTTTTCCTGTACGTGTCAGAATATGACAGCGAGACGTTGACGGCACTCACTATCGCCTGCACCCCCGTCTGGTGCGGCCTCTGG TTTATTGTGTGTGGGTCCATGGGCGGTTGTATGTCTCTGGAGAGCAAAACAACACTGACATACTTT aaaatgacgTTCATGATCCTAAGCGTCATGTGTGCGCTGTTGTTCGCTCCGGCCCTTTTCGGTATCGAGGTCTATATCGTCGTTCTG cgGAAGGAAGGTGACTGGACAACCTCTGCCGAGTGGCTCATCCCCATGGTGATCGCGTTCTTCGCCTTTAACGAGATCATCTGCGCCGTCATCACCGCCGCTATCTGCTGCTGTTGCTCGCCTCTGAACCAGGCCAAG GTGCGCGTCCTGTACACACGCGAACTGGACGAGTTGCACGAGCACCCGGAGAAACGGCGACTGGAAACGCCGGAAATCTTCTACACAGACAACAGTCGTCTGGAGCGCTCCCGCCATTCGCCCCGTGTTTACTCCTCAAGAAAAGAGCAGCCGGCTATCGCCTACGGCAACTGGGACGATCAGCATGGAAACAGCCACATGCGGACGCCGCGCCAGGTAGAGCTCGTCCATCAGTCGCACCAACCCCATCCGGCGGCGCAACACCAAAGGCAAGAGGTGCCCCGGGCATCCATGCACGAGACAGACTCCCCGGTAGCCCACTACTCCCGGCCACCCACGTATGAGGGACATCCGAACAATGACATCAACTCTTACCGACGTCTGCGTCAGCTGACTTTGCCCGGTGTCGGAACTGCCTGA
- the LOC128233907 gene encoding ATP-binding cassette sub-family G member 1-like isoform X1 yields the protein MAELLSVHCHIPLNNDKILRQSKSAGFSKPNDQSLNIGPKSKYDLPKKRHFDIEFRDLKYSVKDGHHKGRKEILKGICGNFKCGELTAIMGPSGAGKSSLMNILAGYRTSDIEGEILVRKKERDLRAFRKYSCYIMQDDHLLPHLSVEEAMMCSANLKLEEKMPMSEKEDKVDDILDTLGLMDHKKTRTSNLSGGQRKRLSIALEMVNNPPIMFFDEPTSGLDSSSCFQCITLLKNLAAGGRTIICTIHQPSAKLFMMFDHLYMLASGECVYKGSIKQLLPYFKSIGLECPPYNNPADYVMEVAAGETGEDKVTLLVQNVRSGNMDKYMASHTPAMSNRTSKSSMSSIAEAPELVSGDNTENDSLLAANGDPGDHYLAIDEKHSDITPNSSRASTPCSDMVAKQSASDSETDSSLSEQMYGDHDHDNFNTSGFTQFKILFIRTFMSIMRDATLTRLRLIAHVTVGILIGLLYLGIGNEATKVFNNAGCLFFTILFLMFSALMPTVLTFPMEMTVCVREHLNYWYSLKAYYLAKTMADMPFQIIFPLIYGSIVYFMTSQPSDLMRFVMFLTLAIQTSLVAQSLGLLIGAATSLQVAVFLGPITGIPLLLFSGFFVNFDTIPIYLQWISYMSYIGYAFEGVLQAVYGFDRATLDCLKDERSPECRYLDPENVLTDLDVDKAEFYIDFIALCVFFVVLRVSCYFVLRWRVKAQR from the exons GTCGGAAGGAGATTCTGAAGGGAATCTGTGGTAACTTCAAATGTGGAGAGTTGACAGCCATTATGGGGCCCTCTGGGGCAGGGAAGAGTTCTCTCATGAACATCCTGGCTGGTTACAG GACAAGCGATATCGAGGGTGAGATTTTGGTTCGTAAGAAGGAACGTGACCTGCGTGCATTCCGTAAGTACTCATGTTACATCATGCAGGACGACCATCTCCTGCCCCACCTGTCTGTGGAAGAAGCCATGATGTGCTCTGCCAACCTCAAACTCGAGGAGAAAATGCCCATGTCTGAGAAGGAGGACAAG GTTGATGATATCTTGGATACACTAGGCTTGATGGATCATAAGAAGACACGCACCAGTAACCTCTCAGGGGGCCAGCGTAAACGACTCTCCATCGCCCTGGAGATGGTCAACAACCCACCCATCATGTTTTTTGATGAACCAACCAG TGGCCTGGACAGCTCCTCATGTTTCCAGTGTATCACACTGTTAAAGAACCTCGCTGCCGGGGGCCGCACCATCATCTGCACCATCCATCAGCCCAGCGCTAAACTCTTCATGATGTTTGACCAT CTGTACATGTTGGCAAGTGGAGAGTGTGTATACAAGGGAAGCATCAAACAACTCCTGCCGTACTTCAAGTCCATCGGCCTCGAGTGTCCCCCCTACAACAATCCGGCTGACTATG TGATGGAGGTGGCAGCAGGAGAGACTGGTGAAGACAAGGTGACACTGCTTGTTCAGAATGTCCGCTCTGGGAATATGGACAAATACATGGCTAGTCACACCCCAGCCATGTCTAACAG GACATCTAAGAGCAGTATGTCATCTATCGCGGAGGCTCCGGAGCTGGTATCCGGGGATAACACAGAGAATGACAGTCTCCTAGCAGCCAATGGTGACCCTGGCGACCACTATCTTGCCATTGATGAAAAACACTCG GACATAACGCCAAACTCATCGCGGGCAAGTACACCTTGTTCTGACATGGTTGCCAAG CAATCCGCCAGTGACTCGGAAACAGACTCTTCCCTCAGTGAG CAGATGTATGGTGACCATGATCATGACAATTTCAACACCTCCGGCTTCACACAGTTCAAGATTCTCTTTATACGGACCTTCATGTCAATAATGAGGGACGCT ACATTGACACGGTTACGCCTGATTGCCCATGTGACAGTGGGTATTCTGATTGGCCTACTATACTTAGGCATTGGTAATGAGGCTACAAAAGTGTTCAACAATGCGGGATGTCTCTTCTTCACGATCCTTTTCCTGATGTTCTCCGCGCTCATGCCAACTGTCCTGACTT TTCCCATGGAGATGACGGTGTGTGTACGAGAGCATCTCAACTACTGGTACAGCCTGAAAGCCTACTATCTAGCCAAAACAATGGCGGACATGCCATTTCAG ATAATCTTCCCGCTTATCTATGGAAGTATAGTGTACTTTATGACATCCCAGCCGAGCGACCTGATGCGCTTTGTCATGTTCCTCACACTCGCTATACAGACATCACTCGTCGCTCAGTCTCTTGGGCTTCTAATAGGGGCAGCTACATCACTTCAG GTTGCTGTATTTTTGGGACCAATAACCGGAATACCTCTCCTCCTATTCAGCGGATTTTTTGTCAACTTCGACACCATACCTATATACCTGCAGTGGATTTCCTACATGTCCTACATCGG GTATGCATTTGAGGGTGTGCTGCAAGCTGTGTATGGGTTCGACCGAGCCACGCTAGATTGTTTGAAAGATGAGAGAAGTCCAGAATGTCGCTACCTTGACCCAGAAAATGTTCTCACTGATCTTGACGTGGACAAGGCTGAGTTCTATATTGACTTTATAGCTctgtgtgttttctttgttgtaCTGCGTGTAAGCTGCTACTTCGTTCTACGATGGAGAGTCAAGGCACAAAGATGA
- the LOC128233907 gene encoding ATP-binding cassette sub-family G member 1-like isoform X2 — MAELLSVHCHIPLNNDKILRQSKSAGFSKPNDQSLNIGPKSKYDLPKKRHFDIEFRDLKYSVKDGHHKGRKEILKGICGNFKCGELTAIMGPSGAGKSSLMNILAGYRTSDIEGEILVRKKERDLRAFRKYSCYIMQDDHLLPHLSVEEAMMCSANLKLEEKMPMSEKEDKVDDILDTLGLMDHKKTRTSNLSGGQRKRLSIALEMVNNPPIMFFDEPTSGLDSSSCFQCITLLKNLAAGGRTIICTIHQPSAKLFMMFDHLYMLASGECVYKGSIKQLLPYFKSIGLECPPYNNPADYVMEVAAGETGEDKVTLLVQNVRSGNMDKYMASHTPAMSNRTSKSSMSSIAEAPELVSGDNTENDSLLAANGDPGDHYLAIDEKHSDITPNSSRASTPCSDMVAKQMYGDHDHDNFNTSGFTQFKILFIRTFMSIMRDATLTRLRLIAHVTVGILIGLLYLGIGNEATKVFNNAGCLFFTILFLMFSALMPTVLTFPMEMTVCVREHLNYWYSLKAYYLAKTMADMPFQIIFPLIYGSIVYFMTSQPSDLMRFVMFLTLAIQTSLVAQSLGLLIGAATSLQVAVFLGPITGIPLLLFSGFFVNFDTIPIYLQWISYMSYIGYAFEGVLQAVYGFDRATLDCLKDERSPECRYLDPENVLTDLDVDKAEFYIDFIALCVFFVVLRVSCYFVLRWRVKAQR, encoded by the exons GTCGGAAGGAGATTCTGAAGGGAATCTGTGGTAACTTCAAATGTGGAGAGTTGACAGCCATTATGGGGCCCTCTGGGGCAGGGAAGAGTTCTCTCATGAACATCCTGGCTGGTTACAG GACAAGCGATATCGAGGGTGAGATTTTGGTTCGTAAGAAGGAACGTGACCTGCGTGCATTCCGTAAGTACTCATGTTACATCATGCAGGACGACCATCTCCTGCCCCACCTGTCTGTGGAAGAAGCCATGATGTGCTCTGCCAACCTCAAACTCGAGGAGAAAATGCCCATGTCTGAGAAGGAGGACAAG GTTGATGATATCTTGGATACACTAGGCTTGATGGATCATAAGAAGACACGCACCAGTAACCTCTCAGGGGGCCAGCGTAAACGACTCTCCATCGCCCTGGAGATGGTCAACAACCCACCCATCATGTTTTTTGATGAACCAACCAG TGGCCTGGACAGCTCCTCATGTTTCCAGTGTATCACACTGTTAAAGAACCTCGCTGCCGGGGGCCGCACCATCATCTGCACCATCCATCAGCCCAGCGCTAAACTCTTCATGATGTTTGACCAT CTGTACATGTTGGCAAGTGGAGAGTGTGTATACAAGGGAAGCATCAAACAACTCCTGCCGTACTTCAAGTCCATCGGCCTCGAGTGTCCCCCCTACAACAATCCGGCTGACTATG TGATGGAGGTGGCAGCAGGAGAGACTGGTGAAGACAAGGTGACACTGCTTGTTCAGAATGTCCGCTCTGGGAATATGGACAAATACATGGCTAGTCACACCCCAGCCATGTCTAACAG GACATCTAAGAGCAGTATGTCATCTATCGCGGAGGCTCCGGAGCTGGTATCCGGGGATAACACAGAGAATGACAGTCTCCTAGCAGCCAATGGTGACCCTGGCGACCACTATCTTGCCATTGATGAAAAACACTCG GACATAACGCCAAACTCATCGCGGGCAAGTACACCTTGTTCTGACATGGTTGCCAAG CAGATGTATGGTGACCATGATCATGACAATTTCAACACCTCCGGCTTCACACAGTTCAAGATTCTCTTTATACGGACCTTCATGTCAATAATGAGGGACGCT ACATTGACACGGTTACGCCTGATTGCCCATGTGACAGTGGGTATTCTGATTGGCCTACTATACTTAGGCATTGGTAATGAGGCTACAAAAGTGTTCAACAATGCGGGATGTCTCTTCTTCACGATCCTTTTCCTGATGTTCTCCGCGCTCATGCCAACTGTCCTGACTT TTCCCATGGAGATGACGGTGTGTGTACGAGAGCATCTCAACTACTGGTACAGCCTGAAAGCCTACTATCTAGCCAAAACAATGGCGGACATGCCATTTCAG ATAATCTTCCCGCTTATCTATGGAAGTATAGTGTACTTTATGACATCCCAGCCGAGCGACCTGATGCGCTTTGTCATGTTCCTCACACTCGCTATACAGACATCACTCGTCGCTCAGTCTCTTGGGCTTCTAATAGGGGCAGCTACATCACTTCAG GTTGCTGTATTTTTGGGACCAATAACCGGAATACCTCTCCTCCTATTCAGCGGATTTTTTGTCAACTTCGACACCATACCTATATACCTGCAGTGGATTTCCTACATGTCCTACATCGG GTATGCATTTGAGGGTGTGCTGCAAGCTGTGTATGGGTTCGACCGAGCCACGCTAGATTGTTTGAAAGATGAGAGAAGTCCAGAATGTCGCTACCTTGACCCAGAAAATGTTCTCACTGATCTTGACGTGGACAAGGCTGAGTTCTATATTGACTTTATAGCTctgtgtgttttctttgttgtaCTGCGTGTAAGCTGCTACTTCGTTCTACGATGGAGAGTCAAGGCACAAAGATGA